The following are encoded in a window of Callithrix jacchus isolate 240 chromosome 9, calJac240_pri, whole genome shotgun sequence genomic DNA:
- the DTX1 gene encoding E3 ubiquitin-protein ligase DTX1 — MSRPGHGGLMPVNGLGFPPQNVARVVVWEWLSEHSRWRPYTATVCHHIENVLKEDARGSVVLGQVDAQLVPYIIDLQSMHQFRQDTGTMRPVRRNFYDPSSAPGKGIVWEWENDGGAWTAYDMDICITIQNAYEKQHPWLDLSSLGFCYLIYFNSMSQMNRQTRRRRRLRRRLDLAYPLTVGSIPKSQSWPVGASSGHPCSCQQCLLVNSTRAASNAILASQRRKTPPAPPLPPPPPPGGPQGALAVRPSATFAGAALWAAPATGPAEPAPAPGAPQRSPSAPGGAPTPGQNNLNRPGPQRATSVSARASIPPGVPALPVKNLNGTGPVHPALAGMTGILLCAAGLPVCLTRAPKPILHPPPVSKSDVKPVPGVPGVCRKTKKKHLKKSKNPEDVVRRYMQKVKNPPDEDCTICMERLVTASGYEGVLRHKGVRPELVGRLGRCGHMYHLLCLVAMYSNGNKDGSLQCPTCKAIYGEKTGTQPPGKMEFHLIPHSLPGFPDTQTIRIVYDIPTGIQGPEHPNPGKKFTARGFPRHCYLPNNEKGRKVLRLLITAWERRLIFTIGTSNTTGESDTVVWNEIHHKTEFGSNLTGHGYPDASYLDNVLAELTAQGVSEAVAKA; from the exons ATGTCACGGCCAGGCCATGGTGGACTGATGCCTGTGAATGGCCTGGGCTTCCCACCACAGAACGTGGCCCGGGTGGTGGTGTGGGAGTGGTTGAGTGAGCACAGCCGCTGGCGGCCCTACACGGCCACCGTGTGCCACCACATCGAGAACGTGCTGAAGGAGGACGCTCGCGGTTCCGTGGTCCTGGGGCAGGTGGACGCCCAGCTTGTGCCCTACATCATCGACCTGCAGTCCATGCACCAGTTTCGCCAGGATACAG GCACCATGCGGCCCGTGCGGCGCAACTTCTACGACCCATCGTCGGCGCCTGGCAAGGGCATCGTGTGGGAGTGGGAGAACGACGGCGGAGCGTGGACGGCCTACGACATGGACATCTGCATCACCATCCAGAACGCCTACGAGAAGCAGCACCCGTGGCTCGACCTCTCGTCGCTGGGCTTCTGCTACCTCATCTACTTCAACAGCATGTCGCAGATGAACCGCCAgacgcgccgccgccgccgcctgcgCCGCCGCCTGGACCTCGCCTACCCGCTCACCGTGGGCTCCATCCCCAAGTCGCAGTCGTGGCCTGTGGGCGCCAGTTCGGGCCACCCCTGCTCGTGCCAGCAGTGCCTGCTGGTCAACAGCACGCGTGCCGCCTCCAACGCCATCCTGGCCTCGCAGCGCCGCAAGACACCCCCCGCACCCCctctgccgccgccgccgccacctgGAGGACCTCAGGGCGCCCTCGCTGTGCGCCCCAGCGCCACCTTCGCAGGCGCGGCGCTCTGGGCCGCGCCCGCCACTGGCCCCGCCGAGCCCGCGCCGGCCCCCGGGGCGCCCCAGCGGAGCCCTAGCGCCCCCGGCGGCGCGCCCACCCCGGGGCAGAACAACCTCAACCGGCCCGGGCCCCAGCGCGCCACCAGCGTGAGCGCACGCGCCTCCATTCCGCCCGG GGTCCCCGCGCTCCCGGTGAAGAACTTGAATGGTACTGGGCCTGTCCATCCGGCCCTGGCAG GGATGACCGGAATCCTGCTGTGCGCCGCCGGGCTGCCCGTGTGCCTGACGCGGGCCCCCAAGCCCATCCTGCACCCTCCGCCCGTGAGCAAGAGCGACGTGAAGCCCGTGCCCGGAGTGCCCGGGGTGTGCCGCAAGACCAAGAAGAAGCACCTCAAAAAGA GTAAGAATCCCGAGGATGTGGTTCGAAGATACATGCAGAAGGTGAAAAACCCACCTGATGAG GACTGCACCATCTGCATGGAGAGGCTGGTCACAGCGTCTGGCTACGAGGGTGTGCTTCGGCACAAGGGTGTTCGGCCTGAGCTCGTGGGCCGCCTGGGCCGCTGCGGCCACATGTACCACCTGCTGTGCCTCGTGGCCATGTACTCCAATGGCAACAAG GATGGCAGTCTGCAGTGCCCCACCTGCAAGGCCATCTACGGGGAGAAGACGGGTACACAGCCGCCTGGGAAGATGGAGTTCCACCTCATCCCCCACTCGCTGCCCGGCTTCCCTGACACCCAGACCATCCGCATCGTCTACGACATCCCCACAGGCATCCAG GGCCCTGAGCACCCCAACCCGGGGAAGAAGTTCACTGCAAGAGGCTTCCCTCGCCACTGCTATCTGCCCAACAACGAGAAGGGCCGGAAG GTGCTGCGGCTGCTCATCACGGCCTGGGAGAGAAGACTCATCTTCACCATCGGCACGTCCAATACCACGGGCGAGTCAGACACCGTGGTGTGGAACGAGATCCACCACAAGACCGAGTTTGGATCCAACCTCACGGGCCACGGCTATCCGGACGCTAGCTACCTAGACAACGTGCTGGCCGAGCTCACAGCCCAGGGTGTATCCGAGGCTGTGGCCAAGGCCTGA